One window from the genome of Dioscorea cayenensis subsp. rotundata cultivar TDr96_F1 chromosome 3, TDr96_F1_v2_PseudoChromosome.rev07_lg8_w22 25.fasta, whole genome shotgun sequence encodes:
- the LOC120253097 gene encoding disease resistance protein RGA2-like — MASATLSALAGSLLSPLRDISLEKLINYLWDYLSSTPSPSSSDEAEKQQRLTDSLEALEDAKLTVRLMQSRIMKLFQKHKQNERVVGLHNKLKDVDYDIQDLESEMNYIELERKLQEINKAEEEEEEEADSTSSQFSRKRSFPFRLPTAFLSKKKCRLPKSSQSSSLSTDEDIVRQVTSIIKQINSIESKLKDEIKLEQWFDQITFNGVYDPREHHHFSKNKRVTTSSTNEKKIYGRDDEIQRLIEFLKGPNVNGNISVAPIVGMGGIGKTTLAQFIYNNREIENYFDKKAWIHVSHHFDKFKITKEMVDIISVQCGNTTNLDLLERELERHLTEKKFLLVLDDVWSDEWQEFLIPLQSAQAQSVKIIMTCRDPKVTRSMDEDNKIILEGLHTHEYWSFFMSCAFSGKNPDNYEQALHDIGKCIIRKLKGSPLAAKTVGKLLGQSLTEKHWKDVLESDLWKLEANAHDIMPALALSYYHLPQHLQLCFAFCSVFPKNHLYYMDDLICMWIANGYINENESSSKTMNDIGEEYCHELQAMSFFDADSSTWFRMHDLMHDLAQLVSHGDICIYKSGKDKKISKNVRHLYAQGLDDLGLVCITNNLRTLVLESHYDMSAFLNYEAFKKIRVLVILDANMEEFPDAICHLKLLQYLDLKKTNIKSIPESLCQLYQLRVLKLPPSHTLPHIFCNPINLGWGMSGHKLTYNNEGGPAYHVKRERFYVIAQLRNMNEVREPLSIIGLENIDNMEEVMGVKLKEKHHIKNLRLYFNDTVDHCKHDVQEEVLEGLQPHPNLEKLRIYGYLGSKSPSWLMTLALQKLRKLYLIKCRNWVYLPAALGLLPSLEELCLCDLENITVECDDSVAEMFPSLRLLEFYKATISFKGMSTSSSSSSSSSSSLTTPVHCKLFPRLQFLTVAECDVVNGLQWALYSALERLCIRDSLGLDNQLPECLSGLSSLTLLKISGAKIETFPNEVMATMHALKGLCLKDCNELLSVEGLQALPFLRILFISSCPKFKSWCMEEMIELVELNIDACQDLESLPAWLHRLPLLKDLTIKSCPKLLSMPEGGLPSSLEKLSIIDCDPGLMQRYQQERSPEWLMIQHIPQMNFNF, encoded by the exons ATGGCTTCTGCAACTTTGTCGGCCCTTGCAGGATCTCTTCTATCACCTTTGCGTGACATCAGTTTGGAGAAACTGATCAATTACTTATGGGATTATCTATCATCAACACCTTCACCATCCTCCTCTGATGAGGCAGAGAAACAGCAACGACTGACTGATTCACTGGAAGCCTTGGAAGATGCCAAGTTGACTGTCAGGTTGATGCAGAGTAGAATCATGAAATTGTTTCAAAAACATAAGCAAAACGAGAGGGTTGTTGGTTTGCACAACAAGCTCAAAGATGTTGATTACGACATACAAGACTTGGAATCAGAGATGAACTACATAGAGCTGGAGAGAAAGCTGCAGGAGATCAACAaggctgaagaagaagaagaagaagaagctgacAGTACTAGTAGCCAATTCAGTAGAAAGCGCTCGTTTCCATTTCGTCTGCCAACTGCTTTCTTATCTAAGAAAAAATGTCGCCTTCCGAAATCATCGCAATCCTCGAGTCTGTCAacag ATGAAGACATTGTGAGACAGGTTACTagtattataaaacaaataaatagcaTTGAATCCAAGTTGAAAGATGAAATCAAGTTGGAACAATGGTTTGACCAGATCACCTTCAATGGAGTTTATGATCCAAGGGAACATCATCACTTCAGCAAAAACAAACGTGTcacaacatcatcaacaaatgaaaagaaaatttatggtCGAGATGATGAAATACAACGGTTGATTGAGTTTCTCAAAGGGCCAAATGTCAATGGTAACATTTCTGTTGCACCAATAGTTGGGATGGGTGGTATCGGAAAAACTACTTTGGCTCAGTTTATCTACAACAACAGAGAAATAGAAAATTATTTCGACAAGAAAGCGTGGATACATGTATCACATCACTttgataaattcaaaattaccaAAGAAATGGTAGATATTATTAGTGTTCAATGTGGCAACACCACTAACTTGGATCTTCTTGAGAGAGAGCTCGAAAGGCATTTAACAGAGAAGAAATTCTTACTGGTGCTAGATGATGTTTGGTCTGATGAATggcaagaattccttatccctctCCAATCCGCACAAGCACAGTCTGTTAAAATCATTATGACCTGTAGAGATCCCAAGGTAACAAGGAGCATGGATGAagacaataaaattattttggaaGGTTTGCATACTCATGAGTACTGGTCATTTTTTATGAGTTGTGCCTTTTCGGGAAAAAATCCTGATAATTATGAGCAAGCATTACATGATATAGGAAAGTGTATAATCAGAAAATTGAAAGGATCACCATTAGCAGCAAAGACAGTGGGAAAACTTTTAGGACAAAGTCTAACTGAGAAGCATTGGAAAGATGTCTTGGAGAGTGATTTATGGAAATTGGAAGCTAATGCACATGATATTATGCCTGCACTTGCATTGAGTTACTATCATCTACCTCAACATCTTCAGCTATGTTTTGCCTTTTGTTCGGTGTTTCctaaaaatcatttatattatatgGATGACTTGATTTGCATGTGGATAGCCAATGGgtatataaatgaaaatgaaagtaGTTCAAAGACAATGAATGATATAGGAGAAGAGTATTGTCATGAACTACAAGCAATGTCTTTCTTTGATGCAGATTCTTCTACATGGTTCAGAATGCATGACTTAATGCATGATTTGGCTCAATTAGTTTCTCATGGggatatttgtatttataagagtggaaaagataaaaagatctCAAAAAATGTCCGTCATTTATATGCACAAGGTTTGGATGATCTTGGGCTAGTATGCATAACTAATAACTTACGCACACTTGTGCTAGAGAGCCATTATGACATGTCTGCCTTCCTCAACTATGAAGCATTCAAAAAAATCAGAGTGCTAGTCATCCTTGATGCTAATATGGAAGAATTCCCAGATGCTATTTGTCATCTGAAACTCTTGCAATATTTGGATTTGAAGAAGACTAACATCAAATCAATACCGGAGTCACTATGTCAGCTTTATCAGTTAAGGGTGTTGAAATTGCCGCCTTCACATACCCTGCCACATATATTTTGTAACCCTATAAACCTAGGTTGGGGCATGTCCGGTCACAAGCTTACATATAATAATGAAGGGGGGCCAGCATATCATGTGAAAAGAGAAAGATTCTACGTGATTGCACAATTGAGAAATATGAATGAAGTAAGAGAACCACTTTCTATTATAGGTTTAGAGAACATCGACAATATGGAAGAAGTGATGGGAGTCAAATTAAAGGAAAAACACCATATCAAGAACTTGCgtttatattttaatgatacAGTGGATCACTGCAAGCATGATGTCCAAGAAGAAGTTCTTGAAGGCCTTCAACCTCATCCTAATTTAGAAAAACTACGGATTTACGGGTACCTGGGTTCCAAATCGCCAAGCTGGCTTATGACGCTTGCATTACAGAAACTACGAAAATTATACTTAATTAAGTGTAGAAATTGGGTATATTTGCCTGCAGCACTTGGGTTGTTGCCCTCCCTGGAGGAACTATGCTTATGTGACCTCGAGAACATAACAGTTGAATGTGATGATTCTGTGGCTGAGATGTTTCCATCCCTACGTTTGCTTGAATTCTACAAAGCAACAATATCATTTAAGGGCATGtcaacctcatcatcatcatcatcatcatcatcatcatctctaaCAACACCAGTACATTGCAAGTTGTTTCCTCGTCTTCAGTTCCTCACTGTGGCAGAATGTGATGTAGTGAATGGATTACAATGGGCCTTATATTCAGCACTAGAGCGGCTATGTATAAGAGATAGTCTTGGTCTGGATAACCAATTGCCTGAATGCCTCTCTGGCCTCTCTTCTCTTACTTTATTGAAAATAAGTGGGGCAAAGATTGAAACCTTTCCTAACGAGGTGATGGCCACAATGCATGCACTCAAGGGTTTATGTCTTAAAGATTGTAATGAGCTTTTATCAGTGGAGGGTTTACAAGCCCTCCCGTTCTTGAGAATATTGTTTATTTCTTCTTGCCCAAAATTCAAATCATGGTGTATGGAGGAGATGATAGAGCTGGTCGAATTAAATATAGATGCTTGCCAAGATTTAGAATCTCTGCCTGCTTGGTTGCATCGTCTTCCTTTACTGAAGGACTTGACTATTAAGAGTTGCCCAAAGCTCCTCTCAATGCCGGAGGGAGGCCTCCCTTCCTCGCTTGAAAAATTGAGCATCATAGATTGTGACCCAGGCTTAATGCAACGGTACCAACAAGAGAGGTCTCCAGAATGGCTTATGATTCAGCACATCCCTCAAATGAATTTCAATTTCTGA